In Ruania alkalisoli, the DNA window CCAGGTGGTGCCGGGTCCGGACAACAACGGGCTCGTGGCCTACCTGAAGCGGGAGAAGCAGTGACAGCGTCGCAGCGTCTGGCTGAGTTGGGCATTGAGTTGCCCGACGTTGTCCCGCCCGTGGCGTCCTATACCCCGGCCGTCCGCCAGGGTGATGTCGTCTACACCGCGGGCCAGTTGCCCTTGGTGGCCGGTGCGCTCCTGCACACCGGCAAGGTCGGTGACGGGGACGGACTCGTCAGCGAAGCCGACGCCCATGCTGCCGCCAGAGTCGCCGCACTCAACGCCGTCGCCGCTGCGGCTTCCGCGGCAGGCGGCGTCGACAACATCGCCCGGGTGGTCAAGGTCGTCGGCTTCGTGGCCTCGGAGGCCACTTTCACCGGCCAGCCCCGGGTGATCAACGGCGCCTCGGACGTGCTGCAGGAGATCTTCGGTGACGCAGGCGTGCACGCACGCTCCGCCGTCGGGGTGGCTGTGCTCCCGATGGACGCCCCTGTCGAGGTGGAGCTGATCGTCGAGGTGACCACCCCGTAAACGCAAGCGCTCGACGGCGACCCACCGGCCGCCGTCGAGCGTTTCGTTGCGTGTGGTTCAGCGAGCCCGGTGGGTGAGTCGGTCGATATCCACCAGCACCACCGTGCGCCCCTGCAGCTGAATCCAGCCGCGGTTGGAGAACTCGGCCAGGGCCTTGTTCACCGTCTCGCGGGTGGCACCCACCAGCTGGGCGAGCTCCTCCTGGGTGAGGTCGTGCGTGACCCGCAGACCGCCGTCGGTCCGTTCGCCGAAGCGACGACCCAGGTCCAGCAGCGCTTTGGAGACCCGGCCGGGTACGTCGGAGAAGATCAGGTCGGAGACCTTGTCGTTGGTGCGGCGCAGCCGCAGCGCGAGGGAGCGCAGCAGGTGCTGGGACACCTCCGGTCGCTGATCCAGGATCTGCAGCAGCCCCTGATGACTCAGCTCCACCAGCTCGGTGGTGGCCAGGGCGGTCGCGGTGGCGGTGCGCTTGCCTGGGTCGTACAGGGACACCTCGCCCAGGATCTCGCCCGGCCCGAGGATGGCGAGCAGGTGCTCCCGCCCGTCCGGGGCCATGTGCCCGAGCTTGACCTTCCCAGAGCCGAGGACGAACAGCCGGTCGCCAGCAGACCCCTCGTGGAAGATCTCCTCACCGCGGCGGAACGTGAGTTCGGCGGTGCGCTCGCGGACCGCGCGGTAACTCTCGTCGCTCAGTTCGGCGAAGAGTGGGGCGGATCGGACCACGGCCTCGTCCATCAGAAGAATCCCTTCATCTCGCTGTGAGGTCAGCCACAGTCTGCCACTCTCATGGTGTTTGGCGCGCCAGCAACGCAGGCTGAGACGGGATCGTTGTGATCGATGTGGGGCGGCTCACGATATGAAGACCACGTGAGGCAACCTTCCGCAGTGCTGGGCCGTGTACAGGGTATGACCAACCATCTGCAGGCTGAGGCGCGACCCGCCGCCTCCGAAGGCTCCGACCCGGTAGAGCCGGAGCCGGACCTGACGGTGGTGGTCGAGTCCGCGGCGAGGCAGAGCCGTGATGAGGAGTTCACGGAGTTCGTCCGTACAGCGGGCGCCGATCTCGCCCGGACTGCCTGGTTCCTCTGCGGTGACGACTATCAGGCTGAAGAACTGACGCAGCAGGCCCTCGTTCGCACCTATGTGAAGTGGCACCGGGCTCGCGCCGGTGACCCGCTGGCGTATGCGCGTCGAGTGCTCGCCAACCAGCGAATCGACTCCTGGCGCAAACGCCGCCGAGAGGTTCTCGCGGCAGAACCACCTGAGCGTGTCGGCGAGGACGAGACCGGGATGCTCGCCGAGCGTGACCGGCTCGTGCGGGCGCTCCTCGCTCTTCCTCCACGTCGACGCAAGATCGTGGTCCTTCGGCACCTCGTCGGCC includes these proteins:
- a CDS encoding RidA family protein, coding for MTASQRLAELGIELPDVVPPVASYTPAVRQGDVVYTAGQLPLVAGALLHTGKVGDGDGLVSEADAHAAARVAALNAVAAAASAAGGVDNIARVVKVVGFVASEATFTGQPRVINGASDVLQEIFGDAGVHARSAVGVAVLPMDAPVEVELIVEVTTP
- a CDS encoding Crp/Fnr family transcriptional regulator, which gives rise to MDEAVVRSAPLFAELSDESYRAVRERTAELTFRRGEEIFHEGSAGDRLFVLGSGKVKLGHMAPDGREHLLAILGPGEILGEVSLYDPGKRTATATALATTELVELSHQGLLQILDQRPEVSQHLLRSLALRLRRTNDKVSDLIFSDVPGRVSKALLDLGRRFGERTDGGLRVTHDLTQEELAQLVGATRETVNKALAEFSNRGWIQLQGRTVVLVDIDRLTHRAR
- a CDS encoding SigE family RNA polymerase sigma factor, with amino-acid sequence MRQPSAVLGRVQGMTNHLQAEARPAASEGSDPVEPEPDLTVVVESAARQSRDEEFTEFVRTAGADLARTAWFLCGDDYQAEELTQQALVRTYVKWHRARAGDPLAYARRVLANQRIDSWRKRRREVLAAEPPERVGEDETGMLAERDRLVRALLALPPRRRKIVVLRHLVGLRESEVADDLGISVGTVKSTVSRSLAQLRATLGEHDHLDEGTIR